The genomic interval tcacacccaccctcaccgcagtttccttcttgctccgCTGCTCTGGGTCACGgttgttgtgatcttgttcttgctgtcaggctctctggggatgggagtttcagctgcagagtcacagcctgatcttgtgggccctttcctgcagctgtgtccatgggaacacctgtcccagctttcctctgacatgtggggtgtgggcaatgcagtctgtgggtcTGGgaaatgagctgagtctcccttaatcaaatgccatcattaggacatTTGCTATCTCCTTGAGGTTTCCatccaagctgtgagctccccaccaggatgcaaacctgtgctATAACACCTTAGTGTTATCTTAAGCCCcatggagaaacacagagatgCTACAACAGCGAAAATGccgttgggtttgtgaaatgagccatgtgtgtcctgggctaaacgtggggtgctgagaccttaggaaagggtgagacatgtcgtTGTCTGATGTGGGTCcgtctgctctcagcagtgcctggtggtttttcagggtaacatggcagtgtgatcagcctccatctcagaaaggtgccagcccagggcagctggagcaagacagagggacagaccaggtCCCCTtaatctgcactgacccacagacatggagcagaaatgctgagagtTTCTGAGATAGAAGAACATTCTCCAGGGCAATTgcaggaagctgtaaaaaccccaaaatctcaaactgccttgtgtAATCATGGTTCCTtatcactgggagagcagatgctgacaggccctcctgcagcaggaacggttccatctgacacagctgatcCCCAggtctggcccctgcccccgttcccatgaccccctgctgcagagcagggctgactcctgggcagccagtggGCACAGATCCTGCttctcacggcacctccagccagcaccacccagggctcagccacggagctgaaggaaggtctggaaaaggacaagggggtgtggagcagggggagggtgCATAAgcaatggctttgattttgctcagagaagtctcccctaacttgccactgtcttttgctcctgtgacagtACTCCATACCCATCggaagcaaatgtccaacagcagctccatcacccagttcctcctcctgccgtttgcagacacacgggagctgcagctcttgcacttctggctcttcctgggcatctacctggctgccctcctgggcaacggcctcatcatcaccaccatagcctgtgaccagcacctccacacccccatgtacttcttcctgctcaacctctccctcctcgacctgggctccatctccaccattcttcccaaatccatggcaaattcttcGTGGGATACCAAGTCCATCTCgtacacaggatgtgctgcacagctgttctcatttgccttcttggcagTAGCAGAGTATTGTCTCCTCACAGTCATGTcgtacgaccgctacgttgccatctgcaaacccctgcactacgggaccctcctgggcagcagagcttgtgtccacatggcagcagctgcctgggccactgggtttctcaatgctctgctgcacacggccaatacattttcactgccactgtgcaagggcaatgctgtggaccagttcttctgtgaaatcccccagatcctcaagctctcctgctcaaactcctacctcagggaagttgGGCTTATGGTGGTCACTGTTTCtttagcttttatgtgttttgttttcattgtgctgtcctatgtgcagatcttcagggctgtgctgaggatcccctctgagcagggacggcacaaagccttttccacatgcctccctcatcttgctgtggtctccctgttcatCAGCACTGGTtcatttgcctacctgaagcccccctccatttcctcctcatccatggacctggtggtgtctgttctgtactcagtggtgcctccagcagtgaaccccctcatctacagcatgaggaaccaggagctcaaggatgccatggggaaactcatatcttagtgttttctgaagcaataaactgttgATCTGCCTGTACAAAGGAGTTTTAATGGAGCTAATAACAGGCccagcctgtcatctggattttctgttgttattggttggttttttattgtgatgattttgtcatcccctttctaatccACTGTcggcttttcttttataaccattGGTTGTGTAAATGTGGCACAGTactctccttctctccaaacaaaataaaggttcctgcagtgatttgtttttcactatgtccttcctgcaaggcctttttggagctgcagggattGTTCCTTTGTGCATGGGAGGAcgggaaaagagtccagcattgcagcactgccagggaacaccagcacttcattttccagagctgttctcgttccactcccacactctccttctcatcccttgtgttggtgcaaggcctgagtgctctggcagcttggtcaccgtcctgctgtgtgtcagtcctgtgagcgcaggcagggacaggcaatgggcactgctgtgacagagctggcctcagaacagcattCCATGAAGAACGCTGATCTCCTGAGGGCcgtgctggaaggtttaggtcttctttcaaagcttttctcaaGAACATGCCCAAGGAAGcagcccacagatgaaacaccgttgtgcagctgcacagtgtgtgtgtgcagggctgggcacacagcagtgtcctctcacagccaggcctcctgccagggACTTCAAGACCAGCAAAGCAGGGTCCATTCTGTGCCCATGTTCATTGGACACCCCACAGAAGATGCCCCAGGGCATCATCATGCGCTGGCCCTTCACAACCACTATTTCCaaccctggcctctcaccccagctcacagaggctcttcttccctccatggatggacactcaCTGTTTACGTTGTATTGATGAGATGCGAACATGCACATCATTCACGTGAGTTGACGTGAAcccgagtgagcacaaacactaTCAGGTGTTCCAGGGGATTCCTGAAAGCCCGTGGGACAGTGTCCTGatgtcacttcatgttgggagtaacatcccatgggaaaACACGTGAACGCAGCATTGGGATGTGCTTTCTTGAACCGAAATCCCTGTGTCCGTTCCACATGACGTGGGACATTTCAGATGAagacagagcagggggacacactTTAGGGCTGAGGTACCTCCCGTCgcttgggagtggcaacaggaggttttcattGAACCGATGAGCCGttagcatgcacatcatgtgtGTGAGGTGACAGGAACCCGAGGTGAGATGAGCCCAAGTGAAAAATAACCAGACATTCCTTGAgcttccatgaaggcctgtggggcagACGGTGTCtagaggtcacttcatgttggatgttacataccagaggaatctgcctggatgcagcactgggatgtttaTGTGCTCAAATCGTTAGTAGGATTTACATTTGATAACTTCCCTAATACAAGCATACATTcatctggtcaggtcctgggccataggAGGTTGATGGATGGGCATGGTGTGTTATGACATCAGCTGTGTGTCAGTGTCTCctaatccagtcagaagcgtgtggctgtgaaggggactgtgaggtcagttctgtctctggaggtgacaggccagcagcagggacacggctgggaaagaacctctgcctaAGTACCTACAGGTCccacccaggaagaggccttggagacggaTTGTCATGTTCATCTCATCTGAGtacatgatgggacagcagcaggaacatggtcgtgtctatcagagaagctgaaaggccagcagcagtcctgggatttagaagatcattgTGAGATTACTTCCCTCTGTTCGAGTGCAAGATgacaagaagactaacaggttgggttctCTGTTTGATGGGCAGTTACTCAGGTGGCTGAGCGTTCCTTggtaatgggaaaaaaaaagaagagggaaaaaaaagtcatgaagtGCAGTTTGGAAGGTGAgaactggatatcaggaggaagaaatgtcactagaagggcagtgctgtgatgcaagaggtcacccagagggagctggatcagcccatggctttgtgttccaaagaacagccagtgagggtgcagacacatcagtgaagggacagaaatgctggggtgagagcaggtggggaagcgagatgggtgtgtacagcctgcagggaaggaggggcaggtgtaggaccgtgtagaacagcctgtgatggagatggcaaagggcgctggcaaggctggaagggaccaacagaacccaggtctctgtccccttggccatggcagttgtctgtgccactgaggcctaggagaagacatgttgtcctcatggcactggggcctcgttgcctccttggAGGCCCAATGaagaagctggaagttgttgtaccagtgttgtccttccctcggccttgcacacccacatcccacggtcccaggaagagccctgaacCGTGTATGAGTGACAGGattccccttcccattgcctggaggtcatggcttctcctttctgcttctggctgtctgaaatcacctccctgtcctccttgtccTCCTTGTGCTTTAGCACAGCTTCtgggaggatctgttccatgatcttcccaggcacaggtaacagattgacaggtcagtagttttcagggtcctcctttctacagcagaggagagaaacactgccacacagcgcagcttGGAATGTGGAAACTGGacatgagaaggaagaaatgtcactcaaagggtagtgctgtggtacaagaaatcatTCAGAAGGAGCATGAGTTCAGTCCACcaccttgtgtttcaaggaacagaccatgagagtggagacacatcagtcaatgtatggaaataccTGGGTGAGAGCGAGGGGAGGAAGcaagatgggtgtctgcagcctgcagggaaacagaagcagctgtggggcagtgtaggacaacctgtggtggagatggcaaagggcactggcaaggctggatgtaaccaagagaacccaaatctttgtccccttggctatggcaatcatcatgttgtcctcaggcactgggggcacctcatggcctccttgcacatccccaggaaggctgggaactgtcacaccattgtccttcactcagcatcacacagcccacatcccctgccccaggaagagccctgagcaatgggtgagggacaggatctgccttcccaggggctgggggtcaggccttggcctctctgcttcatccaacaaaaccaggcttttctcagcacctcagctgcctgcacatgaccctttgtttatctgccatcatggcctccaattctctgctctaacgagtccctggggaggctttgctggtacttgtcCTcggtggaactcattaatacttcaaggtacttagtacttatttcttctgactttgacttctggcaaggtttgtgcaatctcctctcagcacctcagtgagtttcaaggactcagcaccaaatgcaccatggggctcattacactgaagaaagctctaagaaaccatgtctcttcttgtaatttccttctacTCTTGTACAGTGAATTAGAGAGTTTTCTTGGTGTAACTAtgtagaaagatttcaaaaagcttctaataaaagcgtctttctattttaaagggtgtattt from Caloenas nicobarica isolate bCalNic1 chromosome 29, bCalNic1.hap1, whole genome shotgun sequence carries:
- the LOC135999591 gene encoding olfactory receptor 14J1-like yields the protein MALILLREVSPNLPLSFAPVTVLHTHRKQMSNSSSITQFLLLPFADTRELQLLHFWLFLGIYLAALLGNGLIITTIACDQHLHTPMYFFLLNLSLLDLGSISTILPKSMANSSWDTKSISYTGCAAQLFSFAFLAVAEYCLLTVMSYDRYVAICKPLHYGTLLGSRACVHMAAAAWATGFLNALLHTANTFSLPLCKGNAVDQFFCEIPQILKLSCSNSYLREVGLMVVTVSLAFMCFVFIVLSYVQIFRAVLRIPSEQGRHKAFSTCLPHLAVVSLFISTGSFAYLKPPSISSSSMDLVVSVLYSVVPPAVNPLIYSMRNQELKDAMGKLIS